A genome region from Pristis pectinata isolate sPriPec2 chromosome 4, sPriPec2.1.pri, whole genome shotgun sequence includes the following:
- the LOC127569137 gene encoding protocadherin-10-like, which yields MSASDGSRFLNRFVRSLVIFLGIVEGACGQIRYSIPEELKHGAFVGNIADDLGLNVAELSARRFRMVSSTRKQYLEVNLENGILFVNEKMDREQLCGISPTCFLNLEVVIENPLELYQAEIEILDVNDNAPSFSSSHVRLEITESAAPGARFPLESAQDPDVGTNSLRTYRLSPNEHFHLEVQTRSERSKLAELILERPLDREQQALHRLVLTAADGGTPEKSGTVRITVAVLDANDNLPVFDQSVYTVRLRENTPIGTLVIQLNATDLDEGTNGRIVYSFSSHAHERVRELFTVGAQSGELRVKGVLDYEEVPVHEIFVQAKDLGPNAVAAHCNVIVEIQDENDNAPQVVLTSLSSPVPEDAPPGTVIALISVTDRDTGASGKVNCRLLGGLPFKLLPSFKKYYTLVTDGPLDREVVPEYNITVAATDSGSPSLSSNTTITVRVSDVNDNAPRFTRPSYTVYITENNAPGASICSVTAVDPDTNQNSYLFYSILESRIQGMSISTYVSVNSDNGNIYALRSFDYEQLKSFQIQIQAQDAGFTPLSSNATVNVFILDQNDNGPVIVSPLARNGSVAEETVGRWAEPGTLAVKVTAVDADEGQNARISYRLLRATDRGLFNLEIHTGEIRLARRFGVKDSTQQRLVIQAKDNGVPPLSATVTVVLTAVDNLVSSKPELTSEPEPHSDLTLYLIISLGSVSCLFLVAIVVLALIRCQRNRTPGNASPVITCCSKSCLGRRRDSGEVFQKSNVNVQLAAGTKGAPSGSEVGGSRLPSQAYCYKVCLTPESAKSDFMFLKPYTPQNNQTEGRDARAAGRQGPMARVASQAPGEVKQQNTDYHCPPCQRHTDSSSWDPEENRVRPDGQTEASKVQAAVPTPSGNKRIISSAGADGWLPRYGPQYPYCDQPTGYKLNVYIPGNAPLKSSKMNPASEMDQNSTFSTFGKKTKLTSLQDAELHRTLS from the exons ATGTCTGCTTCGGATGGGAGCCGCTTTCTGAACAGGTTCGTCCGATCTCTCGTGATATTTTTGGGCATTGTAGAGGGAGCTTGCGGACAGATCCGGTATTCCATACCCGAGGAGCTGAAACACGGGGCTTTCGTTGGGAATATCGCCGACGATCTGGGACTCAACGTGGCCGAACTGTCCGCTCGCAGGTTCCGGATGGTGTCCAGTACTAGAAAGCAGTATTTGGAGGTGAATTTGGAGAACGGGATATTGTTCGTGAACGAGAAAATGGACAGAGAGCAACTCTGCGGGATTAGTCCCACCTGTTTCCTCAACCTTGAAGTTGTAATTGAAAACCCCCTGGAACTGTATCAGGCTGAGATAGAGATTCTGGATGTGAACGATAATGCCCCCAGTTTTTCGAGCAGCCACGTTAGGTTGGAGATTACCGAGTCGGCGGCTCCGGGAGCTCGGTTCCCCTTGGAAAGCGCACAGGATCCGGACGTCGGCACCAATTCTCTCCGCACCTACCGGCTGTCCCCGAACGAGCACTTTCACCTGGAGGTGCAGACCCGGAGCGAACGCAGTAAGTTGGCCGAACTCATCCTGGAGAGACCGCTGGACCGAGAGCAACAGGCGCTCCACCGGCTGGTGCTGACGGCGGCGGACGGAGGGACGCCGGAGAAATCCGGCACCGTTCGCATCACCGTGGCTGTGCTGGACGCCAACGACAACCTCCCGGTCTTTGACCAGTCGGTGTACACGGTGAGGCTGCGGGAGAACACGCCCATTGGGACTCTGGTCATCCAGCTGAACGCCACcgatttggatgaaggcaccaacgGTCGAATAGTCTACTCGTTCAGCAGCCACGCACACGAAAGGGTGCGGGAGCTCTTCACGGTGGGAGCCCAGAGCGGAGAGCTCAGAGTGAAGGGTGTGCTGGATTACGAGGAGGTCCCGGTGCATGAAATCTTCGTGCAGGCGAAAGACTTGGGTCCCAACGCCGTGGCGGCTCACTGCAACGTTATAGTGGAGATCCAGGACGAGAACGACAACGCGCCGCAGGTTGTCCTGACCTCTCTGTCCAGCCCGGTCCCCGAGGATGCTCCGCCGGGCACCGTCATCGCCCTGATCAGCGTGACCGACCGCGACACCGGGGCCAGCGGCAAGGTGAACTGCCGGCTGCTCGGCGGCCTCCCGTTCAAACTCTTACCCTCCTTCAAGAAGTATTACACGCTGGTCACCGACGGCCCGCTGGACCGAGAGGTGGTGCCCGAGTACAATATCACGGTGGCGGCAACGGACTCGGGAAGCCCTTCTCTCTCCAGCAACACCACCATCACCGTCAGAGTGTCCGATGTCAACGATAACGCGCCGCGATTCACCCGGCCCTCTTACACTGTCTACATCACGGAGAATAACGCACCGGGCGCCTCCATCTGTTCGGTGACCGCCGTGGACCCAGACACGAACCAGAATTCCTACCTGTTCTACTCCATCCTGGAGAGCAGAATCCAGGGCATGTCAATTTCCACCTACGTCTCGGTGAACTCAGACAACGGGAACATCTACGCCTTGCGCTCCTTCGACTACGAGCAACTCAAAAGTTTCCAGATCCAGATCCAAGCGCAAGACGCCGGGTTCACGCCGCTCAGCAGCAACGCGACGGTCAACGTCTTCATCCTGGACCAGAACGACAACGGGCCGGTGATCGTGTCGCCGCTGGCTCGGAACGGCTCGGTGGCCGAGGAGACGGTAGGACGCTGGGCGGAGCCCGGCACTCTGGCGGTCAAGGTGACGGCGGTGGACGCGGATGAGGGTCAGAACGCTCGGATCTCCTACCGGCTGCTCCGGGCCACCGACCGGGGGCTCTTCAACCTGGAGATCCACACGGGGGAGATCAGGTTGGCCAGGCGCTTCGGGGTCAAGGACTCCACCCAACAGCGGCTGGTGATCCAAGCCAAGGACAACGGGGTGCCCCCGCTCTCCGCCACCGTCACTGTCGTGTTAACGGCCGTGGACAACCTGGTCAGCAGCAAGCCCGAACTGACCAGCGAGCCGGAGCCTCACTCCGATTTAACCCTATACCTGATCATCTCCCTGGGCTCCGTTTCCTGCTTGTTTCTGGTCGCCATCGTGGTCTTGGCTCTTATCAGGTGCCAGAGGAATCGAACCCCCGGGAACGCCAGCCCGGTGATAACCTGCTGCTCCAAATCGTGTCTGGGTCGAAGGAGAGACTCAGGCGAGGTGTTTCAGAAATCCAACGTCAACGTCCAGTTGGCAGCGGGTACAAAGGGAGCCCCGAGCGGCTCCGAAGTCGGCGGCTCTAGGCTCCCGTCCCAGGCGTACTGCTACAAGGTGTGCCTGACGCCCGAGTCGGCCAAAAGCGACTTTATGTTCCTCAAGCCATACACTCCGCAGAACAACCAGACTGAGGGTCGCGACGCCCGAGCAGCGGGGCGCCAAGGTCCGATGGCCAGAGTCGCTTCCCAAGCGCCGGGGGAG GTTAAACAACAAAACACTGACTACCATTGTCCGCCCTGCCAGAGACATACAGACAGCAG CTCTTGGGACCCCGAGGAGAACCGAGTCCGACCAGATGGACAGACGGAGGCAAGCAAAGTGCAAGCAGCCGTCCCCACGCCAAGCG